In a single window of the Raphanus sativus cultivar WK10039 chromosome 9, ASM80110v3, whole genome shotgun sequence genome:
- the LOC130500102 gene encoding uncharacterized protein LOC130500102, whose translation MVEKSWVHLNIADPGYERGAREFVTCVGAYIAESELIICPCADCRNVDRHSAGVVFDHLVTRGMDLSYKLREDWYHHGEVVSGAGCRSDASDRNKEILGLYQAAEFLDEDFVRQRDVSEVAEGEDKEEDEFLAMLADAETPLYPSCANHSKLSVIVSLFRIKTESGWSDMSFDRLLETLPQMLPEDNVLHTSLYEVKRFLKSFDIGYEKIHACVNDCCLFRKELEKLDNCPKCNASRWKINMRTGDVKKGIPPKVLRYFPIIPLLKRMFRSEDMAKDLRWHFSNKSTDGKSRHPVDSVTWDQMNDKYPSFAAEERNLRLGLSTDGFNPFSMKNVNYSCWPVLLVNYNMSPEKCMKEENIMLSLLIPGPTQPGNNIDVYLAPLIEDLNLLWEKGEVTYDAFS comes from the exons ATGGTGGAAAAGTCGTGGGTTCATCTAAACAt AGCTGATCCTGGTTATGAGAGAGGTGCGAGGGAGTTTGTGACGTGTGTTGGTGCATATATAGCAGAGTCTGAGCTGATCATTTGCCCATGCGCAGACTGTCGCAATGTTGATCGTCACTCAGCCGGTGTTGTGTTTGATCATCTAGTGACTAGGGGAATGGATTTGAGTTACAAGCTCCGTGAGGATTGGTATCATCATGGAGAAGTAGTATCAGGGGCTGGCTGTAGAAGCGATGCAAGTGATCGGAACAAAGAGATTTTAGGGTTATACCAAGCAGCTGAGTTTCTCGATGAAGATTTTGTTAGGCAGCGTGATGTAAGTGAGGTTGCTGAAGGTGAAGATAAGGAAGAGGATGAGTTTCTTGCTATGCTAGCAGATGCAGAAACACCACTGTATCCAAGTTGTGCTAATCACAGCAAGCTCTCGGTGATAGTTTCCCTCTTTAGGATAAAGACAGAAAGTGGTTGGTCTGATATGAGCTTCGATAGGTTGCTTGAGACGTTGCCACAGATGCTGCCCGAGGATAATGTCTTGCACACATCGTTGTATGAAGTAAAAAGGTTTCTGAAATCTTTTGATATTGGTTATGAGAAAATACACGCTTGTGTGAACGACTGTTGTTTGTTCAGGAAGGAACTTGAGAAGCTAGACAACTGTCCGAAATGCAATGCTTCAAGATGGAAGATTAACATGCGCACAGGTGATGTGAAGAAAGGTATTCCACCGAAAGTTCTGAGGTATTTTCCGATAATCCCACTGCTGAAGAGGATGTTCAGGTCAGAGGACATGGCGAAGGACTTAAGGTGGCATTTTAGTAATAAGAGCACTGATGGAAAAAGCAGGCATCCGGTAGATTCTGTAACTTGGGATCAGATGAATGACAAGTACCCGTCCTTTGCTGCTGAAGAACGGAATCTCAGGCTAGGGCTGTCGACTGATGGGTTCAATCCTTTTAGCATGAAGAATGTGAACTACAGTTGTTGGCCTGTTTTGCTTGTCAACTACAACATGTCACCTGAGAAGTGTATGAAGGAGGAGAACATCATGTTGTCATTGCTGATTCCTGGTCCAACCCAACCTGGAAACAATATTGATGTGTATTTAGCACCACTTATAGAGGATCTAAACCTGCTGTGGGAGAAAGGAGAGGTCACGTATGATGCATTCAGTTAG